GCGCGATCTCGATTCGGCAATTCTTGCCGGACAAAATCGTGTCTATCGGAGTACAGGTCGCATGACTCGCCCCATCTGGATCAGCACAATTGCTATGTCGTGTCTGCTTTCGACGGGCTGTGCCACGGTGCAAAGTGTGCCCGGAAAAATGAAGGCACTCGTCTTTCATTCCAAAGACGACGTCAACGATCCTCTGGCCAACATTAACGACGGCGTCGCGGATTCCTTCAATTCAGCTCAAAAGGAATTGAAGACCGCTGACAAAACCATGTTAACGTTCGCTCGCTGGCGCGAAGACATGGGCGACTACCCGGCTGCGAAAGAAAAATATCGCAACATTCTGGCCGACAATCCGCACAACGTTGACGCTCGACTTGGGATCGCTCGAGTCGAATACGCGACCGGTCGAGTGAGCGAAGCCATCGATATTCTGAATGCCACCGGCCGCAAGTACCCGAAGCGAGCCGAAGTGTGGTCCGAATTAGGACGCATTCAGGTGGAACGCGAAGAATGGGGTTCGGCGATTGAGAGCCTGGCAAAGGCCGTTGAGATGAAGCCGGACGACCAGGCGGTTCGCTATCAATTGGGTGTCGCGTTGGCCAAGCACGATCGTCTGGACGAAGCTCAACCTCATCTTGCGGCGGCTGTGGGTGAGTCGGCGGCTATGTACAACATTGGTTTTGTTTTGCACGAAAAGAATCGGGCCAAGGAAAGTGCTGACTGGTTCCGCAAAGCCCTGGCGTCTCATCCGGATCAACGCACTAAGGCGCTGGCCGGTCAGATGCTGGCGAACATCGACCGAGGTATCACAACGTCGGGATCCAGCTTCGCATTCGCCACCGAGCGTCCCCAAAGCACGGTCGATGTCGAACTGACAAGCTACGAATCCTATCGCGAAACGCCGGGTGCATCGCCCGGCGCAGCAGGCGGCAACTTCAATGCTCAGCCGAATGTTCAGACGCAACCAGCGATGAATTTGCCGACCGGTCAACCACAGCCAAATAACGTAGCGGGCGCTTACTACGGAAACGGTCCGGCAGCTCAGACACCGACAGCACCGACTTCTGGCTTTGCGGGGCAGCAGCCCGTTCAGCAGCCGAACGGGCAATCGATTCACCCTTCCGCGCCGCAACAGTTTAGTGCACCTAGCGGACAGGCCGCTTATCCCGGCGTGCAACAGCCTGCGGCGTACGGTCAACAACAGATGGCTATGCAACCGCACACCATGCAACCAGCTGGAATGCAGGCGTCGCCCGCGTATCGTTCTGACATGCCGCAGCAGCCTGCCCTTCCGCCGCAGTATGGTGGCCAAACACAACCGAGCGGCCAACAGCAGTTTTGTGCGTCGCCTCAGTACGGCACGCCCGCTCAATACGGAGCTCAAATGCCCCAGCAGCCAAACCGACAGGTTCAGTCACAGCCGGTTTCAACCCCGCCAAACTTTGCGAACTATCCGGCCAGCCAGTCGACGGTCAATCAGCTTCCGACCTGGAACAGCTCAATCAACAACGTCACTCCAACCAGCTACTCCGCCGCACCGACGAATCCGGCCAACCCAACCCAACCACCTCAGTGGCGTGGCCCGAACCAATAGCCGGTACGCACCGGCGGGCGGTTGGCGTGGTGAGCTGGTGACGGTGTGAAGGCTGAGGCGCCAGCGGTGCGGTTTGTGGTGGTAGGCAACGTTGAGTACTTGCTGCATGGTGACGCTTTCACGTCCGGCGTGAGTTTGTGGTTGCAGCGGAGGCCGATCAACACCGGGCGAGCCGCACGCTGTCACGCATCCAGCAGTTCGGTGGCGATGTCTTTCCACAGCGCGTCGATTTCGTCCATGCTGCGGACTGGCTTGCCGGCTCGGCGAAACCAGTAGCCCGCGTTGCCGGTGTCACCTTCGATCAAATGCAGCAGCGCGTGGATCCACGAACCTGTTGGAGTGTCGATGTCCTGAGCGATATCGTGAGCGGCATTCCAGTTGTCTGCTTTTGCATGCCACATCGCCTGCAGTTCGTTAGATAGACCTGCGGGCGGATGCGGATCGTTGTTGGCGGATTCAATCAGTTCGTCGATGGTCATGGTAGTGAAGATGCAAAAGAATGAAGGCAAGTAAGAGTTGAAGGCTGGCCGCTATTGCACAGTGGCCGCTCGGTCGGGGTCGAGTGAAAAATAGCCGCTTAAGGGGGATTCCAGCTTGATCCACACGTCGTCGATCGCACCGGTCTTCGCTTTGTGAACGTCGAGCTTCCACCATCCGGATTGGCCACTCGTTAGTTTGATGTTCTGTCGATCGACGGAAAGCTGGGCGCAGTCGAATTCCGCGACTCGCTGGCCGCGTGGATCGGTCAAAGTGGCGGCCGCGGTTTCTCCCGGTGGCGACGCTTCTAACGAAAGGTGGAACGCCGGCGTCCCTTCGGGCACGTAAAAGTAAAGCGGCGAGGACTGACCCAGCAGATGCAGTCCCTGGTCTGACAGGTTTCCGTCAGCCGCCCAAGCAGCCTCCTTGACATCGATCGTGAACGACGCCGTACCGCCCGCGATGACTACGTGATAGTATTCCGAGCCGGAATCGGCATTGTCCAATATCAACGGAGATCCTTCGCTGGCCACGCCTCCACTGACTTCTGCGCCATCGGATTCGAAGACACGGTAGGTAATCAACTTTCCACGAGCACTAATGCGGCGGAAGCGGACTTCTGCCGCTGACGTTCCGGTCGGTTTCACAATGAGGTGCTGATCGCCTCGCAACCGAAACGAACGTACTTTTTCTGCTTGCTTTGGCTTCGCTGGCACAGTGACGTTTCGTTTTGTTCGAACGTAAGCCGGCACCTTTGTCCCGTCGCTGGGATGCAGAGCCAGCGAGCCTTTGTTGGCCGACAGAAATTCAAAGAAGTCACCGTCCGACAGGTAGAAGGCAGACGCTTTCGGTTCGTCCAACAAGTTGTGCTGACGAAGATTCCAGTGCAGCACTTTCAGGTTGTCGGCAATCATCTCAAGGCGGAACTTCGCGTCCGCGTCTTTGACCTTTGCATGAGCCGCACGATAGCGCTGTTCGATTTCCGGAAAATTCTTCGCGTAGATGTCTCGCAACATGTCGGTCGTCAGCGGGTAGCTGGCATTCGGGAACTCGCGATAGTGGCGCGCCACTTCTTTGTCGAGCATCCGATACATCTGATTGATGTCATCGCCACACGCTCCGTACGCCTTCGCGCAGTATTCGTCGAACATAGCTTCGACATCGGCATTCGGATTCCACGCGAGTTTCGCGAGCAGATAGTTTAGCGGAGCCGCTCGGCCCCATGCTGGCACCCCGTAAACGTACACGCCTTTGATTTTGGCGGCCGCCAGTTTGGGATAGATGAACTTCAGGATCTCCAGACCGGGCGGGTTGAGTGCTCCTGCTTCTGTCGTGATGTTCACCGGCAAGTCGTAATACGAAATGTTCTCGGTCGCGTTTGTCCAGTCCTGCAGCAGACTCTCCCACTGCTTTCGGATAGCCGGGCGAGCCAGCGTGAAGCCGTAGTCGATGCTGGGTGTCAGCACGACAAACACGTTCCGTTCCAGCTTGAGGTTTTCCTTCGGCGGATACAGGTAGGCGGCATACACGTACCCGGCCAAAACCTTGTCGGGATACTTCTTCGCCACAATCTTTGCGACTGCGTTGTAGAACGTAAGAATCGCGGGCGTGACGGAGCGCCGGCCGTTGGGATCCTTTTCGTATAACGCAGAGCACTGATCGCATTCGCAATAGCCAGCCGAATCAGACGGCGACAGCGAATAGCAGGTCGTATTTGGGTTGCGATCGAAGTACGCAATGGCCGCGTCGGCGTAAGCTTTCACGAGTTCTGCGTTGGTCGTGCAAAGTTTATAACGCCCCGTCGGAGGAACTCGCACGCCTGCTCGTTCGGCAAACCAATCAGGATGTTTGTCGAACTGAGAAGCAGGAATCGTGTGCTGCCAGTTATGAGAATGGTTCAGGTACAGACTCCACCCCAACCTCTGTCGCCGCCACCATTGTTTCACTTCTGAACGTCGTTCCTGAGTGTAGGGGACTCGCCGATTCAACATCGCCGGTGCGTCCTGGAAATCAGTGTCGGGAATCGTGACGTCGGATGACTTGGGAATATAGTCGCCGTGTTCTCCGGGAATCAGCCAGCGGACGCCGACGTATTCTTCCAGAAAACGGCAGACGCCGTTGTACGTGCCGCGCGACGTGCCACCACCGGGCGTTTTTTCGCCATCGGCTGTGTCGCGGCCGATGATATACACGTTGGTGCCGTTGGTCAGAATTCGGAACCCTTCCCACGGTAAGTTCTGCGCTTCCACATCTGCTGCGCGGGCCGCCTCACAATCGCCCAGACAGATCATCTTGTCCGCTGGTTGATGAACGACGTCTAACTTCGCTCCACTGGATCGCAGCAGATACGCTTGCAGTTCTACCGCGGCTTCTGAAACCGACTTCGGGGCGTTGGAATCGTGAAAAATGACGTAGTCACTGGTTCCATTCGTCACGAGGTCAACCGGTGCGGCCTGAGCGTTTGCGGTGACGGCCACGACAAAAAGGAACGTGATAATGCGCGTATGCATGGTTTGGGGGGAAAGCTGCAAGGGAGTGGGTTCTGTTGGTGGGCGTGGTTTTATCGGGCGAGGCAAATGAGCACGCGGAGCATTGCAGAACGGCCAGGACGGAACAAGCGGGGCAGGTCCGCCATGGCTTAGACTGGCGGTACAAGTCGCTTTGACGTGTCTGGCGGAAGACCGGTGTCGAGGCGTTTTACTAGAGTTGCCATCCAGCTCGGCGATAGCTCCGGCACCGACGCCAGGTTCCGCGCGGCATCTTGGTTTTTCTTGTCATGGTGCATGATGCGATTGGCTTGCGTGACCGTCCATTGTTCGTGCGGGCGGTCGACAAGCTGCAATTGCATCCCACCTTGCACGCGGCCTTCGGTCAGGACTCGGAAGTACCAACCAGTGAAGCCAGTTTGCTGAACCTGCACCGCGAGGTCTTTGATTTTCCATCGTCGTGCCAGTTTCCAGCACGGTTGACGCGGTTGAGAAACCTGAACGATCGCGTCGCCCAGTTGCCACGTGTCGCCAATGCAGAGGTCGTCTTCAGTAAGATCGGCAACTGTGAAGTTTTCGCCGAAGTCACCGGGAGCAAGGTTCGGCAGGTCCAACTGCTTTTTCCAGTAAGAATAGTGTTCGGCCGAATACACGCACACAGCTTTGTGCGGACCACCATGATGTTCTAAATCGGCCTGGCCGTCACCGTCGAGATTCGTTGTGCCCAGCCACAAGGGTTCCGTGGTCGCTTGCTTCAGAAAACCGGATGTCCACGGTTTTTCGTCCGGCATGACTTGCGGTTTTCCAACCTGAATCGAAACGATGCCGGTGCTTAGCATGTCTGCTGTTTTGTCCTTCCCGGAAAGCAACTTCGCTGCAGGCATCCGCGTGAAAGCCAACCTTGCACATTGACATGTATCGTTGTGGTCCTAACTTTGGCTGTCAAGAGACGCGGTTTCACGCTGCCACATGTTTCTCACCTGCACACACTCACTTGAGGAATCAAACAGTAGCGATGGACGAAGAACTCGAAGCCGTTTTCTGGAACTTTCAGCAGCGCAATCACGGAGAAACTGAATTCGTTCAAGCAGTCAACTCAGACTCCGGGTTATCTGTGAGCTGCTGGGCCATGCCAACCTGGAAACGACATCGCTGTAGACCAAAGTTGCGATGGCGGTCGCCTCAAAAGTCAATAGCCCGCTGGACCAGATACAATCAAAGGTCGCACCCGCTGCATTTCCGTAGGTGCTGGCGGCCCGACAGCACTTCGCAGCGAAGCTGTGACCGCGTACTGGGCAACTCATCATCAGCATCGAATCCGGAAGACAGTCACGCTCTACCCCAGCCGCATCGCGCAGCAAGAGTTCCGTCGCGCCGCTGGAACCTACTTCACGATCATCTGCGATCGAACACGCCCCGTCACAACCCACCGTCGGCAAACTGACGATCCGAGTCGAAGATCCACCCGATGCGGCGGGCAGTCGGCGAGTTTACCTGGGGATCAGTCACGGACAGCATCATATTCCGCTTCCCGGAATCACCGTTTGTCAACCGCGCCCCGGCTGGATCAACCTTCAGATCCCTCCGGTCGAATCGTGGCAGGCCGCGTTGGCACAATTGACTGCGGCGGAAAGAAGCCGAATTGCACAACCCGAATTCTACGAAGTGCTGAAGACACAAATCGCCCGTCGCATGCCTCGCGAAACGGGCTGAACTATTGGGCAATGGTATGCGATTCACCAAGGTCGACTATCAGCCTCGATTTGTGGAATGCTGCGCTGCGCATCATCAAACGCACCTGTTGAGCTGCAGTCACGGCATGCTCAGCGCGTCTGCTGCCAGACGGCCTTGAATTTCTTGACCGCTCCCGCCCCTGTTGCTTATACTCACACCACCTTAATATTCCCAATTCCAGCATGTACGACAGCTCTGTCGTACAGATAACCGTTGTGCGCCCTGAGCTACCTTGAAAAACAGCCTTCACTTTGTCGATTCCAGCGAAGCGTTTG
This DNA window, taken from Fuerstiella marisgermanici, encodes the following:
- a CDS encoding DUF4838 domain-containing protein; its protein translation is MHTRIITFLFVVAVTANAQAAPVDLVTNGTSDYVIFHDSNAPKSVSEAAVELQAYLLRSSGAKLDVVHQPADKMICLGDCEAARAADVEAQNLPWEGFRILTNGTNVYIIGRDTADGEKTPGGGTSRGTYNGVCRFLEEYVGVRWLIPGEHGDYIPKSSDVTIPDTDFQDAPAMLNRRVPYTQERRSEVKQWWRRQRLGWSLYLNHSHNWQHTIPASQFDKHPDWFAERAGVRVPPTGRYKLCTTNAELVKAYADAAIAYFDRNPNTTCYSLSPSDSAGYCECDQCSALYEKDPNGRRSVTPAILTFYNAVAKIVAKKYPDKVLAGYVYAAYLYPPKENLKLERNVFVVLTPSIDYGFTLARPAIRKQWESLLQDWTNATENISYYDLPVNITTEAGALNPPGLEILKFIYPKLAAAKIKGVYVYGVPAWGRAAPLNYLLAKLAWNPNADVEAMFDEYCAKAYGACGDDINQMYRMLDKEVARHYREFPNASYPLTTDMLRDIYAKNFPEIEQRYRAAHAKVKDADAKFRLEMIADNLKVLHWNLRQHNLLDEPKASAFYLSDGDFFEFLSANKGSLALHPSDGTKVPAYVRTKRNVTVPAKPKQAEKVRSFRLRGDQHLIVKPTGTSAAEVRFRRISARGKLITYRVFESDGAEVSGGVASEGSPLILDNADSGSEYYHVVIAGGTASFTIDVKEAAWAADGNLSDQGLHLLGQSSPLYFYVPEGTPAFHLSLEASPPGETAAATLTDPRGQRVAEFDCAQLSVDRQNIKLTSGQSGWWKLDVHKAKTGAIDDVWIKLESPLSGYFSLDPDRAATVQ
- a CDS encoding tetratricopeptide repeat protein; translation: MTRPIWISTIAMSCLLSTGCATVQSVPGKMKALVFHSKDDVNDPLANINDGVADSFNSAQKELKTADKTMLTFARWREDMGDYPAAKEKYRNILADNPHNVDARLGIARVEYATGRVSEAIDILNATGRKYPKRAEVWSELGRIQVEREEWGSAIESLAKAVEMKPDDQAVRYQLGVALAKHDRLDEAQPHLAAAVGESAAMYNIGFVLHEKNRAKESADWFRKALASHPDQRTKALAGQMLANIDRGITTSGSSFAFATERPQSTVDVELTSYESYRETPGASPGAAGGNFNAQPNVQTQPAMNLPTGQPQPNNVAGAYYGNGPAAQTPTAPTSGFAGQQPVQQPNGQSIHPSAPQQFSAPSGQAAYPGVQQPAAYGQQQMAMQPHTMQPAGMQASPAYRSDMPQQPALPPQYGGQTQPSGQQQFCASPQYGTPAQYGAQMPQQPNRQVQSQPVSTPPNFANYPASQSTVNQLPTWNSSINNVTPTSYSAAPTNPANPTQPPQWRGPNQ
- a CDS encoding MOSC domain-containing protein, giving the protein MPAAKLLSGKDKTADMLSTGIVSIQVGKPQVMPDEKPWTSGFLKQATTEPLWLGTTNLDGDGQADLEHHGGPHKAVCVYSAEHYSYWKKQLDLPNLAPGDFGENFTVADLTEDDLCIGDTWQLGDAIVQVSQPRQPCWKLARRWKIKDLAVQVQQTGFTGWYFRVLTEGRVQGGMQLQLVDRPHEQWTVTQANRIMHHDKKNQDAARNLASVPELSPSWMATLVKRLDTGLPPDTSKRLVPPV